ACCTTCATCATTGCGCTTGTGTCACCCGATCTGTCGCCTGGCCGGTCCCGGTGCGCAGCGACGCCGCGATCTTCTCGGCCATGCCGACGTAATTGTTCAAATAGTCGCGGGCCAGCGGATCGATCGTCACCACCTCGGCCCCAATCTCCGCCGCGACGGTGCGGGCCGCGCTCGACGAGAATTGCGGCTGCACGAAGATGGCCCGTGCGCCGGTCTGCCGGGCCTGTTCGATCATCGCCGCCAGTTGCCGCCCGCCCGGCTCCTTGCCGCCTTCCTCGACGGCGACCTGCTTCAAGCCATAGGCGTCCCCGAAGTAACCAAAGGTCGGGTGAAAGACAAAAAACTCGCGGCCCTTGAATGGGGCCAGCGCCGCCGCGGCCCGCTGATCCGCCGCATCCAGGTCGGCCTGAAACGCCCGCAGGTTCTTCTCGTATTCGTCGGCATTATCGGGGTCCAGTCGCGCCAGCGCGGCGGCGATCGTCGCGGCCTGCGCCTTCACCAGCTTCGCGTCCAGCCAGATGTGCGGGTCCATTCCTCCTTCACCATGATCATGACCCTCGTGTCCGCAATGATCGGTCGCGTGACGCATCGCGACCCCCGCGCGCGTATCCACCACGACAAGGTCGGGCCGCGTCGAACGGACCTTTTCCTCCAACGTGCGCTCGAACGGAACGCCAATCGTGAAAAACACCTGCGCCTCCGAAAGGTCGGCGATCTGCCGCGGGGTCGGCTCGTAGCTGTGATAGGACTGACCGGTACCGACGAGGACCTGCACGGCCACGCGCGATCCGCCCACGCGCTCGACGAAATACGCCTGCGGCAGGATCGTCACCACGGCCCTCACGACATCGATT
Above is a window of Phycisphaerae bacterium DNA encoding:
- a CDS encoding zinc ABC transporter substrate-binding protein, whose protein sequence is MRGISGLVSLALLLAHAGGCRREMAPVQAIDVVRAVVTILPQAYFVERVGGSRVAVQVLVGTGQSYHSYEPTPRQIADLSEAQVFFTIGVPFERTLEEKVRSTRPDLVVVDTRAGVAMRHATDHCGHEGHDHGEGGMDPHIWLDAKLVKAQAATIAAALARLDPDNADEYEKNLRAFQADLDAADQRAAAALAPFKGREFFVFHPTFGYFGDAYGLKQVAVEEGGKEPGGRQLAAMIEQARQTGARAIFVQPQFSSSAARTVAAEIGAEVVTIDPLARDYLNNYVGMAEKIAASLRTGTGQATDRVTQAQ